One Thunnus thynnus chromosome 18, fThuThy2.1, whole genome shotgun sequence genomic region harbors:
- the LOC137169132 gene encoding F-box only protein 30-like, with protein MEEDHVHCMSCVNQRCMVRPQPGISCDIITCPLVCGAVFHSCKVDEHNLLCPLLRVPCLNSGYGCPVTLVRNQMYAHLEVCPAGVVCCTMEWNRWPVSCLDYTSYESLSRGVEEVEQLDMALALQDQRTLLESLKVIAMAPTAEKEPLVPVSKVNRATDSALLASVPEASASELPLQPSSPCPPQPAQPGSAKERIVSGINGLNEEHFGKLYEATLVTARSLAAALDFVSSASSSDSNTQRVNREAAEQESRLISSSNTDLQNGLENKTPVAADGFNIREKDEQSVCSSCLSGNGAQKRTDEEMVNTTNGQLSGAMEACVEKPCPVDVQGDMNAGASQEPVTPPVLSPVHDSQGVAQRAGHVVLEDRGLVLLENHGPQRKFHSYQFFRGQGQYSLPNGRIGFIPDRSLYRLRPKMEDKAVDTSDLEQVEDPMGLGEIDLITAALLFCLEESRECRRISDTVYVDGYRVDFGTQTFTFPAAILVTNTRVGDMASASACDHAAPQLSYPSPFRTLRLGLVLEALEVEAVPHNRYLPPNPRYQHMFPFVCGQSFRRDQFSSHFTNVHGDIHAGLNGWMEHRCPLAYYGCTFSQRRFYPSTEGAKVVHDRHLRSFGVQPCPKAKLPSDTQSDQFSELPNEILWHIAGFLDSFSLCQLSLVSRTMREVCASLLQTRGIVELQWERTQCHGAHGTVSWQIKNRVWRFSTAFSQVWSWGFTDLPSMSDHLKRCHFNTVEHKTEPVPLPAMCTARDGYSLRRVLRHVNT; from the exons ATGGAGGAGGACCATGTTCATTGCATGTCCTGTGTTAACCAGAGATGCATGGTCAGACCTCAGCCAGGCATTTCTTGTGATATTATCACCTGTCCTCTGGTGTGTGGGGCTGTATTTCACTCCTGCAAAGTAGATGAACACAACCTCCTTTGCCCACTGTTAAGGGTCCCCTGCCTTAACAGTGGCTATGGCTGTCCTGTCACCCTGGTGCGCAATCAAATGTATGCACACCTCGAGGTGTGTCCTGCTGGGGTGGTGTGCTGCACTATGGAGTGGAACAGATGGCCTGTTAGCTGCCTGGACTATACTTCCTATGAGAGCCTGAGCCGtggggtggaggaggtggagcaaCTGGACATGGCACTTGCACTTCAGGACCAGCGTACACTACTTGAGTCCCTCAAGGTGATTGCCATGGCACCTACTGCAGAGAAAGAGCCACTTGTCCCTGTAAGTAAGGTTAACAGGGCAACAGACTCAGCTTTGCTTGCATCCGTACCTGAAGCCTCCGCCAGTGAGTTACCTTTGCAGCCTTCATCCCCATGTCCACCACAACCAGCCCAACCAGGCTCAGCAAAGGAGAGAATTGTCAGTGGAATTAATGGGCTGAACGAGGAGCATTTCGGTAAACTCTATGAGGCCACCCTTGTGACTGCTAGAAGTTTAGCTGCTGCTTTAGACTTTGTTAGCAGTGCCAGCTCCTCTGACAGCAACACACAGCGTGTGAACAGAGAAGCTGCTGAGCAGGAGAGTAGAttgatcagcagcagcaacacagacCTTCAGAATggactggaaaacaaaacacctGTAGCCGCTGATGGTTTTAATATTAGAGAGAAGGATGAGCAGAGTGTTTGCTCTAGCTGTTTGAGTGGAAATGGGGCTCAGAAAAGAACAGATGAAGAAATGGTAAACACAACAAACGGACAGCTGTCAGGAGCCATGGAGGCCTGTGTTGAGAAACCCTGTCCTGTTGATGTACAGGGTGATATGAATGCTGGTGCTTCTCAGGAGCCAGTGACCCCTCCAGTGTTGTCTCCAGTGCATGACAGCCAGGGTGTGGCACAGAGAGCTGGTCATGTGGTGCTAGAAGATAGGGGGCTAGTGCTCCTAGAAAACCATGGGCCTCAGCGGAAGTTCCACAGCTACCAGTTTTTTAGGGGCCAGGGTCAGTATTCATTACCAAATGGACGGATAGGATTCATCCCAGACAGGTCATTGTATAGATTGCGACCCAAAATGGAGGACAAGGCAGTGGATACCTCGGACTTGGAGCAGGTTGAGGATCCCATGGGTCTGGGAGAGATTGATCTGATCACAGCAGCCCTGCTCTTCTGTCTGGAAGAGTCCAGAGAGTGTAGAAGGATCTCTGATACAGTCTATGTTGATGGCTATCGTGTTGACTTTGGCACACAGACTTTCACTTTCCCTGCAGCAATCTTGGTAACAAACACTAGAGTGGGTGACATGGCCTCTGCATCTGCCTGTGACCACGCTGCCCCCCAGCTCTCCTACCCCAGCCCATTCCGCACTCTCCGACTCGGCCTTGTCCTGGAAGCTCTGGAGGTCGAGGCAGTCCCACATAACCGTTATCTCCCTCCTAACCCCCGCTACCAGCACATGTTTCCCTTTGTCTGTGGCCAGTCATTCCGCCGGGACCAATTTTCTTCTCATTTCACCAATGTCCATGGTGACATTCACGCTGGTCTCAATGGTTGGATGGAGCACCGCTGCCCCCTGGCATATTATGGCTGTACATTTTCCCAGCGGAGGTTTTACCCCTCCACCGAGGGAGCCAAGGTGGTTCATGACAGGCACCTCAGGTCCTTCGGGGTTCAGCCTTGCCCAAAGGCAAAACTTCCAAGTGACACCCAATCTGACCAATTTAGTGAGCTGCCCAATGAGATACTGTGGCACATAGCTGGGTTCCTGGACAGTTTCAGCCTGTGCCAGCTGTCATTGGTGTCACGGACTATGAGGGAGGTGTGTGCCAGTCTCCTCCAGACCCGAGGCATAGTGGAGCTGCAGTGGGAGCGAACGCAATGCCATGGTGCTCATGGTACTGTGTCATGGCAGATCAAAAACAGA GTGTGGAGATTCAGCACTGCCTTCAGCCAAGTGTGGTCATGGGGTTTCACTGATCTCCCCAGCATGTCGGACCATCTTAAGAGATGCCACTTCAACACAGTGGAGCACAAGACGGAGCCTGTTCCCCTTCCTGCCATGTGTACCGCACGAGATGGATACTCACTGCGTCGCGTCCTGCGTCACGTTAACACCTGA